One region of Qipengyuania sp. SS22 genomic DNA includes:
- a CDS encoding type II toxin-antitoxin system RatA family toxin has translation MPGIREKRRLPYSQEQMFDLVADVGSYGEFLPWVVATRVRSDSATEMTADMLVGFKAIREKFTSRVVKQRPEHLEVFYVDGPLKDLDNNWTFTPTEDGGCEVDFCVDFTFRNAVFEALAGQYFDRAFRKMVQAFEDRADALYGRENAAANL, from the coding sequence ATGCCCGGCATCCGTGAGAAACGGCGGCTGCCTTACAGCCAGGAGCAGATGTTCGACCTTGTGGCCGATGTCGGCAGCTATGGCGAGTTCCTGCCATGGGTCGTCGCGACCCGCGTGCGCAGCGACAGCGCAACCGAGATGACTGCCGACATGCTGGTCGGGTTCAAGGCGATCCGCGAGAAGTTCACCTCGCGCGTCGTCAAACAGCGGCCCGAACATCTCGAAGTGTTCTACGTCGACGGGCCGCTCAAGGATCTCGACAACAACTGGACCTTCACGCCTACCGAAGACGGCGGGTGCGAGGTCGATTTCTGTGTCGACTTTACCTTTCGCAACGCCGTGTTCGAGGCGCTGGCAGGCCAGTATTTCGACCGTGCTTTCCGCAAGATGGTGCAGGCCTTCGAAGACCGCGCCGATGCGCTCTATGGCCGGGAAAACGCGGCTGCCAACCTTTAG
- a CDS encoding NYN domain-containing protein, protein MSEFEQRNIALLIDSDNASPSGIDPVLTVLAELGQVNIRRAYGNWRKTSLKGWIDLMHRYGIEPQQQFDITKGKNATDMKMTIDAMDLLYRGRVHGFGIMSSDSDFMPLAMRIRQEGLPVYGFGGAKTPDAFRQACTRFIDVNALIKAEKDSRKEGGPSKESNVLDKELLDLLFDAYAASKRDDKGYANLSEVGQRAGNRSSFDTRNYGFARLTDLIETIPNFSVERRANGQSFVKRLR, encoded by the coding sequence ATGTCGGAATTCGAACAGCGCAACATCGCCCTTCTCATCGATTCGGATAACGCGAGCCCATCGGGGATCGACCCGGTCCTGACCGTCCTCGCCGAGCTCGGCCAGGTCAATATCCGCCGGGCCTATGGCAATTGGCGCAAGACCAGCCTCAAGGGCTGGATCGACCTGATGCATCGCTATGGCATCGAACCGCAGCAGCAGTTCGACATAACCAAGGGCAAGAACGCCACAGACATGAAGATGACCATCGATGCGATGGACCTGCTTTATCGCGGGCGCGTCCACGGCTTCGGCATCATGAGTTCGGACAGCGATTTCATGCCGCTGGCGATGCGGATCCGGCAGGAAGGCCTGCCCGTCTACGGTTTCGGCGGTGCCAAGACACCCGACGCGTTCCGCCAGGCCTGCACCCGCTTCATCGATGTCAACGCGCTGATCAAGGCGGAGAAGGACAGCCGCAAGGAAGGCGGACCGAGCAAGGAATCGAATGTCCTCGACAAGGAACTGCTCGATCTCCTGTTCGATGCCTATGCAGCCAGCAAGCGCGACGACAAGGGTTACGCCAATTTGTCCGAAGTCGGTCAGCGCGCGGGCAATCGGTCGAGCTTCGACACCCGCAATTACGGCTTTGCCCGCCTCACCGATCTGATCGAGACGATCCCCAATTTTTCGGTCGAACGCCGCGCCAACGGCCAGAGCTTCGTCAAGCGGTTGCGTTGA
- a CDS encoding tetratricopeptide repeat protein — translation MIFTRLARKNGAASTFALAIALATGGVIGTAAIETPAFAQKKPKPKYSKTFIATYQPLEVIAATEPLDYPALKAGFPGLIAATENNDDRYAAGSFIYANAAKQQDQVVALQGMELMLQSGNVPEENIGQFNFVAGQLAYAANDYGKARPYFQASADAGYTDNDPLIFVAESYFAEDQAQQGLTYLSDLINARVAAGETIDEAWLKRGLAQAYNNNLNAEANKYSAWYVTQYPGEDSWGDAVAILLNTGGYENPEILDLLRLGQRVGVLRDGKLYLEYVDAADYRRLPAEVVSVIDEGYANGMLDQTDPYVTDTRRQAAERAAADRADMDGLMADANKAGATINTVLAAGDTLLSQERPADAETFYTKALTVPGANTAMIMTRLGIAQFDQGKFAEAEATFNKVEGARKPIANLWAIYTAQQAAGTM, via the coding sequence ATGATTTTCACTCGTCTCGCCCGCAAGAACGGCGCAGCTTCGACCTTCGCTCTGGCCATCGCTCTGGCAACCGGCGGTGTCATCGGCACCGCGGCTATTGAAACACCAGCATTCGCGCAGAAGAAGCCGAAGCCGAAATATTCGAAGACATTCATCGCAACCTACCAGCCGCTCGAAGTTATCGCGGCCACCGAACCGCTCGATTATCCCGCGCTCAAGGCTGGCTTTCCGGGCCTCATAGCAGCGACCGAAAACAATGACGACCGCTATGCGGCGGGTAGCTTCATCTATGCGAACGCTGCCAAGCAGCAGGACCAGGTGGTCGCTTTGCAGGGCATGGAACTGATGCTGCAGAGCGGCAATGTGCCCGAAGAAAACATCGGCCAGTTCAATTTCGTTGCCGGGCAGCTCGCCTATGCGGCGAACGACTATGGTAAGGCTCGGCCCTACTTCCAGGCCTCGGCAGACGCGGGCTATACCGACAACGATCCGCTGATCTTCGTTGCGGAAAGCTACTTCGCGGAAGATCAGGCGCAGCAGGGGCTTACATATCTGAGCGACCTCATCAACGCCAGGGTTGCGGCTGGTGAAACAATCGATGAAGCATGGCTGAAACGCGGTCTCGCGCAGGCATACAACAACAACCTCAATGCGGAAGCCAACAAGTATTCGGCGTGGTACGTCACCCAGTACCCGGGTGAGGACAGCTGGGGCGATGCGGTCGCCATCCTGCTGAATACCGGTGGCTATGAGAACCCCGAAATCCTCGACCTTCTGCGTCTTGGCCAGCGGGTTGGTGTGCTGCGCGACGGCAAGCTCTACCTCGAATATGTCGATGCGGCCGATTATCGCCGTCTTCCCGCCGAAGTCGTTTCGGTGATCGACGAGGGCTACGCCAACGGTATGCTCGACCAGACCGATCCCTATGTAACCGATACCCGCCGCCAGGCCGCCGAACGCGCGGCAGCCGACCGGGCCGACATGGATGGGCTGATGGCCGATGCGAACAAGGCGGGCGCTACGATCAATACCGTCCTCGCGGCCGGTGACACGTTGCTCAGCCAAGAACGCCCGGCGGATGCGGAAACCTTCTACACGAAGGCGCTGACCGTTCCGGGTGCCAATACGGCGATGATCATGACCCGCCTTGGGATCGCCCAGTTCGACCAGGGCAAATTTGCCGAGGCCGAAGCGACCTTCAACAAGGTCGAAGGCGCGCGCAAGCCGATCGCCAATCTTTGGGCGATCTACACCGCGCAGCAGGCTGCAGGCACGATGTAA
- a CDS encoding carbonic anhydrase — protein MKTFADMIEGYGRFREGDWQRQHDRWEQLRGGQSPQVMVIACSDSRVDPAQIFDVDPGEIFVVRNVAALVPPFETTPGRHGVSAALEFAVQFLKVREVVVMGHGMCGGCKAALTQDLHGNELGEGGFVAHWIDMLDAVRGPIAAAQGTSGRGAERAMELAAVKVSLENLRTFPCVREKEADGSLAVRGAYFAISDGILHLLDETSGEFLPAS, from the coding sequence ATGAAGACATTCGCCGATATGATCGAAGGGTATGGCCGCTTCCGCGAAGGCGACTGGCAGCGTCAGCACGATCGCTGGGAGCAGCTCAGGGGCGGCCAGTCGCCGCAGGTCATGGTCATCGCCTGTTCGGACAGCCGGGTCGATCCGGCGCAGATCTTCGACGTCGATCCGGGCGAGATTTTCGTCGTCCGCAATGTCGCGGCACTGGTTCCGCCGTTCGAAACCACCCCCGGACGTCACGGCGTATCGGCCGCGCTCGAATTCGCGGTCCAGTTCCTCAAGGTGCGCGAAGTGGTCGTCATGGGCCACGGCATGTGCGGCGGCTGCAAGGCCGCGCTGACGCAGGATTTGCATGGCAATGAACTCGGCGAAGGCGGGTTCGTCGCGCATTGGATCGACATGCTCGATGCGGTGCGCGGCCCGATCGCCGCCGCGCAGGGCACCAGCGGACGCGGCGCCGAGCGCGCGATGGAACTGGCCGCGGTCAAGGTTAGCCTGGAGAACCTGCGCACCTTCCCCTGCGTCCGGGAGAAGGAAGCCGACGGATCGCTCGCCGTGCGCGGCGCCTATTTCGCGATTTCGGATGGCATCCTTCACCTGCTCGACGAGACCAGCGGGGAGTTCTTGCCGGCCTCGTGA
- the lipA gene encoding lipoyl synthase translates to MNDLSSAPQPEGERPKMQRKPDWIRVKAPVSKGYQETRKLMRELNLHTVCEEAACPNIGECWTKKHATVMILGDTCTRACRFCNIKTGMPMPVDPLEPEHTATAAAAMGLEHIVITSVDRDDLPDRGAGQFVKVINALRRETPNTTIEILTPDFKGRMKESIAEICEAGPDVFNHNLETVPRLYPTIRPGARYYASLRLLEEAKANNPLIFTKSGIMLGLGEGRLEVHQVMDDMRSAGIDFITMGQYLQPTPKHATVEDFVTPKQFAAYGSIARAKGFLQVASSPLTRSSYHAGDDFAEMRAAREAKLAKQGA, encoded by the coding sequence ATGAACGACCTCTCCTCCGCACCCCAGCCCGAGGGCGAACGCCCCAAGATGCAACGCAAGCCCGACTGGATCAGGGTCAAGGCGCCTGTCAGCAAGGGATATCAGGAAACGCGCAAGCTGATGCGCGAACTCAACCTGCATACCGTGTGCGAGGAAGCGGCTTGCCCGAACATCGGCGAATGCTGGACCAAGAAGCACGCCACGGTAATGATCCTTGGCGATACCTGCACGCGCGCCTGCCGGTTCTGCAACATCAAGACGGGTATGCCGATGCCAGTCGATCCGCTGGAGCCCGAGCATACGGCTACGGCGGCGGCGGCGATGGGGCTCGAGCATATCGTCATCACCAGCGTCGACCGCGACGATCTGCCCGATCGCGGCGCGGGCCAGTTCGTAAAGGTCATCAACGCGCTGCGCCGCGAAACGCCGAATACGACGATCGAAATCCTCACGCCCGACTTCAAGGGGCGGATGAAGGAGTCGATCGCCGAGATCTGCGAAGCCGGGCCCGATGTGTTCAACCACAATCTGGAAACCGTCCCGCGGCTCTATCCCACGATCCGCCCGGGTGCGCGCTACTACGCTTCGCTGCGCCTGCTCGAAGAGGCAAAGGCGAATAATCCGCTGATCTTCACCAAGTCGGGCATCATGCTGGGTCTTGGCGAGGGCCGGCTCGAAGTGCATCAGGTGATGGACGACATGCGCAGTGCGGGCATCGATTTCATCACCATGGGCCAATATCTCCAGCCGACGCCCAAGCATGCCACGGTCGAGGATTTCGTTACCCCCAAGCAGTTCGCTGCCTATGGTTCGATCGCGCGCGCCAAGGGGTTCCTGCAGGTCGCCTCGAGCCCGCTCACCCGGTCGAGCTACCATGCCGGTGACGATTTTGCCGAAATGCGCGCAGCGCGCGAAGCAAAGCTAGCCAAGCAGGGCGCCTGA